A genome region from Pirellulales bacterium includes the following:
- a CDS encoding PEP-CTERM sorting domain-containing protein encodes MKFRTMAGMWLVSLGCSLAQAGPLISEIYFNPPGGNDSPATNALEYIELCGPANQALDNRYLIIIENENDEFNSQNPGEIEGIFNLANMTFGDNGFLVLGMKNPAYPGINDSVAFDDPTIDVPGAPTIAESLKTLANGAHAYINRDTGAGYGNGPTSSIGYTGQGLDLEGSGFTAMLIEVDPAIGSAPVLNDDLDVGNNGLDVVTGQAGWTILDSIGVFGEADEPEFGRLYAEVNFGPGPLGLAGIGGIEPGAQYINTLAQLAEIEYIGRVGGGSTPADWMVANLTDNAATGFTAAARNYAISGNHAQLNDAEVYVGSTAQPAAFPYGTDITVSFGTDNVGSVPQHPVPEPSSFVLLACGGAFALAVRRRWQQP; translated from the coding sequence ATGAAATTTCGTACGATGGCCGGCATGTGGCTCGTTTCGCTCGGTTGCTCGCTGGCCCAGGCGGGCCCGCTGATCAGCGAGATCTATTTCAATCCGCCGGGCGGCAACGACTCGCCGGCGACCAATGCGCTCGAGTACATCGAGCTTTGCGGTCCGGCTAACCAGGCGCTCGACAACCGCTATCTGATCATCATCGAGAACGAAAACGACGAGTTTAACTCGCAAAACCCCGGTGAAATCGAGGGGATCTTTAATCTCGCCAACATGACTTTCGGCGACAACGGCTTCCTCGTGCTGGGCATGAAGAACCCTGCCTATCCGGGGATCAACGACTCCGTGGCTTTTGACGATCCGACCATCGATGTGCCCGGCGCGCCGACGATTGCCGAAAGCCTCAAGACGCTGGCCAACGGCGCGCACGCCTACATCAACCGCGACACCGGCGCGGGCTACGGCAACGGGCCCACCAGCAGCATCGGGTACACCGGTCAAGGGCTCGATCTCGAAGGCTCGGGCTTTACGGCCATGCTGATCGAGGTTGATCCGGCCATCGGTTCGGCCCCGGTGTTGAACGACGACCTAGACGTCGGCAACAACGGCCTCGACGTGGTCACGGGCCAGGCCGGCTGGACGATCCTGGATTCGATCGGCGTGTTCGGCGAGGCCGACGAGCCGGAGTTTGGCCGTCTCTACGCGGAGGTAAACTTCGGGCCGGGTCCCTTGGGACTCGCGGGCATCGGCGGCATCGAGCCGGGCGCTCAGTACATCAACACGCTGGCGCAACTCGCCGAAATCGAGTACATCGGTCGCGTGGGCGGTGGCAGCACGCCGGCCGATTGGATGGTCGCTAACCTGACCGATAACGCGGCGACTGGCTTCACAGCCGCTGCGCGCAACTACGCGATCAGCGGGAACCACGCGCAGTTGAACGACGCGGAGGTCTACGTCGGCAGCACCGCGCAGCCTGCGGCGTTTCCCTATGGCACCGATATCACCGTTTCGTTTGGCACCGACAATGTCGGTTCCGTACCGCAACACCCGGTGCCCGAGCCGAGCAGCTTTGTGCTCCTGGCGTGCGGCGGGGCGTTCGCGCTGGCCGTGCGTCGGCGTTGGCAGCAACCGTAG
- a CDS encoding methyltransferase domain-containing protein, with translation MWSDLVCPIDQGALEGRDERLVCRRCGSGFPVLDSIPTFLAGNESTRWRRSQRRWLAALPRSPRDERVQIVPELRERGRRVERLLRDHVALGSHDRVLQIGAGAEGEVHHFQTGVRYAVDPLAAVLAERRLLRWGQVRWVAARGEQLPFADGTFSAVILANVLNWVDSPRRVMFEAWRCLTANGVLLIAHGANTLQPLRDLTLGAVHELSTGFRVLAQGSCGPLAVSDAHSGAVAARLVADTRHYLLLSRTAGLRLMAAA, from the coding sequence CGCTGCGGCTCGGGTTTTCCCGTGCTGGACAGCATTCCGACGTTTCTGGCCGGCAATGAATCGACGCGCTGGCGTCGCAGCCAGCGGCGCTGGCTGGCGGCGCTGCCCCGCTCGCCGCGCGACGAGCGCGTGCAGATCGTGCCCGAGCTGCGCGAGCGCGGCCGGCGCGTCGAACGGCTGCTGCGCGATCACGTGGCCCTGGGCTCGCACGACCGGGTGCTCCAGATCGGCGCCGGCGCCGAGGGCGAGGTCCACCATTTTCAAACGGGCGTCCGCTACGCGGTAGATCCCCTGGCGGCGGTGTTGGCCGAACGCCGGTTGCTGCGCTGGGGCCAGGTGCGCTGGGTGGCGGCGCGCGGCGAACAGTTGCCCTTTGCCGACGGCACGTTCTCGGCCGTGATCTTGGCCAACGTGCTGAACTGGGTCGACTCGCCACGGCGAGTCATGTTCGAAGCCTGGCGCTGCCTCACGGCCAATGGAGTACTGCTCATCGCCCACGGAGCCAACACGCTGCAACCGTTGCGCGACTTGACCCTCGGCGCGGTACACGAGCTGTCCACCGGATTTCGCGTGTTGGCGCAAGGCTCGTGCGGACCGCTAGCGGTGAGCGACGCCCACTCGGGCGCCGTCGCGGCGCGGTTGGTGGCCGACACCCGTCATTACCTGTTGTTGTCGCGCACCGCGGGCCTGCGACTCATGGCGGCTGCTTGA